The nucleotide sequence GCGCCGACGAGACCTGGCCGAACGCGGCGAGCGCCGGCCGCATCACGAACGGCGTGTAGAAGGTGATCTCCGCCAGCAGGATCCCGAACGGCGAGTACAGGAACCCGCCCGCGCCCAGGATCCCGGCGCTGCCGTAGATGAAGGTGAACGCGAGCGCGATGAGGAACGACGGGAACGCGAGCACGGTGTCCACCAGCCGTGAAAGCGTCCGCGCTCCGGGGAACGGAACGAACGCGATCACCAGCGCGAGGAACGTTCCCAGCACCACACAGCCCGCGGTGGCGCCGAGCGCGAGCGCGACGGTCTTCCAGGCGGCGTCCCGGAATTCCGCCGATCCCAGGACCTCCAGCCACACCGAAAGGCCGACCTCGCCGGTCTTCGACTCCAGGGACTGGAGGACGACCAGCACGAGCGGATAGCCGAAGAAGCCGAGCAGGACGAGCACCGGTGGCAGCAGGAACCAGCCGCGCCCAGGCTGTTTCTCCCGACGCCGCGCCGGTGCCGCCGTCGCGGCCAGTGCCAGACCCGTCATCCGACGCCCACCAGCGGGCAACCGTCCGGAATGGACACTCCGACCCGCTCCCCCACACTCGGAAGTCCCTCGATGTCCGGAACTTCGGCCCGGACTTCGTCCCCGTTGTGCGCCAGTTCGAGGTCGAGCCGGAAGCCCGTGCCACGCCACTGGACACCGCGCAGCACCGCGGGCAGGGCGCCGGGGGCGTCCACCGCGGTGATCCCGACCCGGTGTGGCCGGACGCCGAGCGCGACCGGTTGCCCCGCCCGGATCACGCCGGACGGGTCGGCGGCCAGTTCGCGGTCGCCGAGCCGGACCCTGGTGCCATCGGGGTGGATCAGCTCGACCGGGATGAGGTTGGAAGCACCGAGGAAGCTCGCGGTGAACTCCGTCGAAGGACGCTGATAGAGCTCGCGGCTCGGGCCGAGTTCGACGAGTTTCGAGTCGCGCATGACGGCGATCCGGTCGGCCAGCGCCAGCGCCTCACCCTGGTCGTGGGTGACGTAGATCAGCGTGGTGTCCGGGAGTTCGGCCCGCAGCCGCAGGAGTTCCGCGACCATGTCCTCGCGCAGGGCGGCGTCCAAAGCGGACAGTGGTTCGTCGAGCAGCAGCACGCGTGGCCGGATCGCCAGCGCCCGCGCGAGCGCGACCCGCTGCTGCTGCCCGCCCGAAAGCTCCCGCGGGTAGCGACGGGCGTACTTGCCCATCCCGACCAGCTCCAGCGCTTCGGCGACCCGGCTCGCCGTCTCGGCGCGAGGTGTCTTCCTCGCCTTGAGACCGAAAGCGACGTTGGCCTCGACCCGCATGTGCGGGAACAACGCGTAGCTCTGGACGACGACACCGAGACCGCGCCGGTGCGGTGGCAGATCGGTGACGTCCTCGCCGTCGAGCAGCACTCGGCCGGTGCTCGGCACGACGAAACCCGCGAGTGCCTTCAAGGCCGTCGACTTGCCGGAGCCGGACGGCCCGAGCATCGCCAGCGTCTCCCCTCTCGCCACGGTGAGGTCCAGTGGCGAGAGGGCGGTCGTCTGGCCGAAGCGGACGGAAACGCCGCGGAATTCGACCGCCGGGGTCATCGGCCCACGGCCTTCTTGTACGCGGCCAGGTCGGCGTCGAGCTTCGCGAGAACAGCGTCCCAATCCGGCTGCCAGATCTCGACGCCGTCGAGCGCGGCCTTCACCTTGTCCGCCCGCGGGCCGGACGGCGTGACGTCGGTCCGCGACGGGGCACCGAAGGCGTCGACGACCTTGCCCTGCACCTCGGACGAGAGCAGGAAGTCCAGGAACTTCTTGGCGTTCTCAGCGTGCGGCGCGTTGTTCACCAGGCCCGCGTAGTACGGGAGGGCGAAGGTGGAGCGCTTGCCCTGCGCGTCGGCCGGGAAGAAGACTTCGAAGCCGCCGCTCTTCTCGATCGCGGCCAGGTTCATCTGGACGTCGCCGTTGGCCACCAGGATCTCGGCCTTGGCCACCTTCGGCTGCAGCTTGCCCGTGGACGACGACGGGCCGACGTTGTTGGCTTCGAGCTTCGCGAGGTAGTCGAGCGCGCCCTGGTCGCCGAGGACGTGCTGGAGCTGCAGCAGGACCGCGGTGCCGTCGCCCGCCTCGCCGGGGGTCGAGTACTGGAGCTTGCCCTTGAGCGACGGGGACAGGAGGTCGTCCCAGGTCTTGGGCGAGGCCTGCGGGTTGCGGATGAAGCTGAGGTAGTTGTTCATGATCGCGAAGTAGCGGCCCTGGCCGTCCTTCTGCCCGGCGGCGACCTGGTCGATCCCGGCGGGGGCGGTGGCGGCGAGCAGGCCCTGCGACGCGGCCCGCTGGATGAACGGCGGGAGCGTGACCAGGATGTCGGCCTGGGTGTTCGCCTTCTCCTTCTCCACCCGGGAGGCGACCTCACCCGACCCGGCGGTGACCGCCTGGACGGTGATCCCGGTCTTGGCCTTGAACTCCTCGAAGCGCTGGGCGTACCAGTCTTCGAGACCGTCCACTGTGTACAGCGTGACGGTCTGGTCACCGGAGGCGCCGCCGGCGGTTCCGCCACAGGCGCCCAGGGTGAGGGCGAGCAGCCCGGCGAGGGCGGTGGCCGCGAGTTTCTTCATGTCGTCAAAGCTCCTTTTAGGACAGCAGGGTGGGGAGGTCGCGCACGGATTCGAGGACATGGGTGGCGCCGGCGGCTTCGAGCTCCGGCTTCTTCGCCGATCCGGTGAGCACGCCGGCGACGATCGAAGCGCCGGAGCGCAGCCCGGTCTGGACGTCCGACGGGGTGTCACCGGCGACGGCGATCCTGCGGACGTCGGCG is from Amycolatopsis lurida and encodes:
- a CDS encoding ABC transporter ATP-binding protein, which gives rise to MTPAVEFRGVSVRFGQTTALSPLDLTVARGETLAMLGPSGSGKSTALKALAGFVVPSTGRVLLDGEDVTDLPPHRRGLGVVVQSYALFPHMRVEANVAFGLKARKTPRAETASRVAEALELVGMGKYARRYPRELSGGQQQRVALARALAIRPRVLLLDEPLSALDAALREDMVAELLRLRAELPDTTLIYVTHDQGEALALADRIAVMRDSKLVELGPSRELYQRPSTEFTASFLGASNLIPVELIHPDGTRVRLGDRELAADPSGVIRAGQPVALGVRPHRVGITAVDAPGALPAVLRGVQWRGTGFRLDLELAHNGDEVRAEVPDIEGLPSVGERVGVSIPDGCPLVGVG
- a CDS encoding 2-aminoethylphosphonate ABC transporter substrate-binding protein; this encodes MKKLAATALAGLLALTLGACGGTAGGASGDQTVTLYTVDGLEDWYAQRFEEFKAKTGITVQAVTAGSGEVASRVEKEKANTQADILVTLPPFIQRAASQGLLAATAPAGIDQVAAGQKDGQGRYFAIMNNYLSFIRNPQASPKTWDDLLSPSLKGKLQYSTPGEAGDGTAVLLQLQHVLGDQGALDYLAKLEANNVGPSSSTGKLQPKVAKAEILVANGDVQMNLAAIEKSGGFEVFFPADAQGKRSTFALPYYAGLVNNAPHAENAKKFLDFLLSSEVQGKVVDAFGAPSRTDVTPSGPRADKVKAALDGVEIWQPDWDAVLAKLDADLAAYKKAVGR
- a CDS encoding 2-aminoethylphosphonate ABC transporter permease subunit → MTGLALAATAAPARRREKQPGRGWFLLPPVLVLLGFFGYPLVLVVLQSLESKTGEVGLSVWLEVLGSAEFRDAAWKTVALALGATAGCVVLGTFLALVIAFVPFPGARTLSRLVDTVLAFPSFLIALAFTFIYGSAGILGAGGFLYSPFGILLAEITFYTPFVMRPALAAFGQVSSAQMEVAASLGAKPGRVLRQVILPEALPSLASGACLTMLLAMNEFGIVLFLGAKDVTTLPMLVYGKGIVTFDFPQACVIAVVNVVFSLVLYGTYRRLTNGGRRAAVDQA